Proteins encoded within one genomic window of Dyadobacter chenhuakuii:
- a CDS encoding GNAT family N-acetyltransferase — translation MDQITIVKAGADDLTTVQQIGRETFFETFAAANTEADMKHYLTENFSDAKMAAELNNPQSHFFIAWLGDSPVGYMKLNTGKAQTELQDPTSLEIERIYVKSEFHGKKVGQLLYDKALETAQLEQKTYLWLGVWEENPKAIRFYEKNGFVAFDKHVFKFGEDEQMDIMMRKML, via the coding sequence ATGGATCAAATTACGATAGTTAAGGCTGGCGCTGACGATTTGACTACGGTTCAGCAGATTGGCAGGGAAACATTTTTCGAAACATTCGCAGCAGCCAACACAGAGGCGGATATGAAGCACTATCTGACCGAAAATTTCAGTGATGCTAAAATGGCCGCCGAACTCAACAATCCCCAATCACACTTTTTCATAGCCTGGCTCGGTGATAGTCCCGTCGGGTACATGAAATTAAATACGGGAAAAGCACAGACCGAACTCCAAGATCCGACCTCTCTCGAAATCGAACGCATTTATGTCAAAAGTGAATTTCACGGCAAAAAGGTAGGCCAGTTATTATACGACAAAGCGCTCGAAACCGCCCAACTCGAACAAAAAACATATCTCTGGCTGGGCGTATGGGAAGAAAACCCAAAAGCCATCCGATTCTACGAAAAAAACGGGTTTGTGGCGTTTGACAAGCATGTCTTCAAATTCGGAGAAGACGAGCAGATGGACATTATGATGAGGAAGATGCTTTGA
- a CDS encoding sensor histidine kinase, translated as MGNSIRTEHSFFESLIFPPTPAVRIAHHVCFWIGFIVLHFAYSLPTLSNVVADPRFTLVGVIYFLKFIPNYYFCVALYNFLSRYLKGFLLGLAVFFGTILSLHTFNTLIFMFVDMTYGLETMPERFRLIGGLHLKLLRLEDPLTWTVLAYDLSELELLLFTASVKVGLYAARQTILRQKLQTEALGMELKVLKTQINPHFVFNVLNAAYAKILPISEEAAEYLQKSSEIIRFALYEANEEFIKLEKEMAYLNQYVQLESIRNTHRCKVSLVQEGSILQSHEIPTLLLITLVENAFKHGVHASRHPSFVDIKIFIHPDKLECNIINSVPQRSAEAQPAPEQATGLGLANLKKRLEIYYPNRYHFETIAKDQTFKVILSMPLTAA; from the coding sequence ATGGGAAATAGCATCAGGACTGAACATTCGTTTTTCGAATCTCTCATTTTCCCACCAACACCGGCCGTACGGATCGCCCATCACGTCTGTTTTTGGATAGGCTTCATTGTGCTGCATTTTGCCTATTCACTCCCTACCCTTTCCAACGTCGTCGCTGATCCGCGCTTCACACTGGTGGGTGTGATTTATTTTTTAAAGTTTATCCCAAACTACTATTTCTGCGTAGCACTATACAACTTTCTTAGCAGGTATTTAAAGGGATTTTTGCTGGGATTAGCCGTTTTTTTCGGCACCATTCTATCTCTGCATACTTTCAACACGCTGATTTTCATGTTTGTTGATATGACTTATGGCCTGGAAACGATGCCGGAACGCTTTCGCTTGATCGGAGGATTGCATTTAAAACTGCTTCGGCTCGAAGATCCCCTGACCTGGACCGTACTTGCCTACGATCTTTCAGAACTAGAATTGCTACTGTTCACAGCGTCGGTTAAAGTTGGGCTATATGCAGCCCGGCAAACCATTCTGCGGCAAAAACTGCAAACCGAAGCATTGGGCATGGAGCTGAAAGTTTTGAAGACACAGATCAATCCGCATTTTGTATTTAATGTGCTGAATGCCGCTTATGCCAAGATCCTGCCCATTTCGGAAGAGGCTGCCGAGTATCTACAAAAGTCTTCGGAAATCATTCGTTTCGCTTTGTATGAAGCCAATGAAGAATTTATTAAGCTAGAGAAAGAAATGGCCTATCTAAATCAATATGTGCAGCTGGAATCGATCCGGAATACGCATCGCTGCAAAGTGAGCCTGGTTCAGGAAGGAAGTATCCTGCAATCGCACGAAATCCCGACGCTATTGCTGATCACACTCGTGGAAAATGCATTCAAGCACGGTGTACATGCTTCACGGCATCCTTCTTTTGTTGATATAAAAATATTTATCCATCCCGATAAGCTGGAATGCAACATTATCAACAGCGTTCCCCAAAGATCTGCCGAAGCGCAACCAGCACCTGAACAAGCCACTGGCCTGGGCCTCGCCAACCTGAAAAAACGACTGGAAATCTACTATCCCAATCGCTACCATTTTGAGACAATTGCAAAGGATCAAACATTCAAAGTAATCCTTTCAATGCCACTCACAGCCGCCTAG
- a CDS encoding TonB-dependent receptor domain-containing protein, producing MKKFSALLICMLLITSMLRAQYIVKGKVVDKNNAGAAYATVALLAATDSSIVKGGLTNENGDFQIDHPLKGAYRISVQYVGFAKAFTNQFTLNDTNKIQEFRQITLADEVANLEEVTVKGQRSLVENKGDRMVLNVANSVIAKGNKVEDLLKYAPLVQSSPMGIKVGNKSNVLILVDGRQTSQTSLTNFLQSFSAEDILKIEVIPNPSAKYDASFGAVINIITKKSLERGFNGRLSLIYSKGEYGRFYPDASVNFRSEKWNVFTSINGTLENIGSEDELIRKFPGGFMDTKALTNYKTDGLSTFSGIDYTPNKNNTMGIRLNSGSRNSDYTTNMNTGFKSYPATLDSLLDVSRLTTDKTRNYDINFNYTGKLDSAGKELTFNVTKSYFDKKNTQHLIYQERSLEGISSGDPTRARIRNPKDENNLIAQADLTLPTKRGRWESGLKYIVIGNNNTLTQENEIDGQYAIDPNFSVSGIYKEHSYAAYAGYNNAFKSGWTVQSGLRYENTSQELTGSDVSRQYAGLFPSLGLNKSLKNGDMFNISYARKISRPSLTYLIPYRWLSDPYLVSVGNPNLRPSYEHTIDAGFSKGGLSLFINYTRTKDYISDVIYTDPETRSFVSIPENLKHVNSAYAGLSWNQELFKWWYTNCSVVLNASRTKTPIANIPGVNFSGFGMNSYTNNTFTLPKGYKIELLFIYNSPYRFAIMQNKQVYFMWLSFNKAVLKNGNVKISIQDVFRTQAYRYVTSYGPVYTSTRSYADNQRIRLSFNYNFGKKTVKQAKNRSLGNEAEKSRMGGGVM from the coding sequence ATGAAAAAATTCTCCGCTCTGCTGATCTGCATGCTTCTTATAACAAGCATGCTACGCGCGCAATACATTGTAAAAGGAAAGGTTGTTGATAAAAATAACGCGGGAGCAGCTTACGCAACGGTGGCGCTTCTGGCAGCTACCGATTCAAGCATTGTAAAAGGCGGATTGACCAACGAAAACGGTGATTTTCAAATAGATCATCCTTTGAAAGGTGCGTATAGGATCAGCGTTCAATACGTGGGTTTTGCAAAAGCATTTACCAATCAATTTACATTAAACGACACAAATAAAATCCAGGAATTCCGTCAGATCACATTGGCTGACGAAGTTGCTAACCTGGAAGAAGTTACTGTGAAGGGCCAGCGTAGTTTGGTAGAAAATAAGGGCGACCGGATGGTCCTGAATGTGGCTAACAGCGTCATAGCCAAGGGAAATAAAGTGGAGGATCTATTGAAATACGCGCCTCTGGTTCAATCCTCGCCGATGGGGATTAAGGTTGGCAACAAAAGCAATGTTCTGATATTGGTAGATGGCCGGCAAACCAGCCAGACTTCCCTCACCAACTTCCTGCAAAGTTTCTCTGCGGAAGACATCCTGAAAATCGAAGTTATTCCAAATCCATCTGCCAAATACGATGCAAGTTTCGGGGCGGTTATTAATATTATTACAAAAAAGAGTCTGGAAAGAGGCTTTAACGGTCGGTTAAGCTTGATTTATTCCAAAGGTGAATACGGGCGTTTTTATCCCGATGCCTCGGTGAATTTCAGATCGGAGAAATGGAATGTCTTCACTTCTATCAATGGCACGCTGGAAAATATTGGCTCGGAAGACGAATTGATCCGCAAATTCCCCGGCGGATTTATGGACACCAAAGCATTGACCAATTACAAAACAGACGGACTTTCCACATTCAGCGGCATTGACTATACGCCAAACAAAAACAACACCATGGGCATCCGGCTCAATAGCGGCTCACGGAACAGCGACTATACAACCAACATGAACACCGGCTTTAAATCCTATCCGGCAACGCTGGACTCGCTGCTGGACGTCAGCCGGTTGACCACAGATAAAACCCGGAACTATGACATTAACTTCAACTACACCGGAAAGCTGGACAGTGCAGGCAAAGAGCTGACTTTTAATGTCACGAAGAGTTATTTTGACAAAAAGAACACGCAACACCTCATTTACCAGGAAAGAAGCCTCGAAGGCATTTCTTCCGGCGATCCGACCAGGGCCAGGATTCGCAATCCAAAAGACGAAAATAACCTCATTGCGCAGGCTGATTTAACATTACCCACAAAACGCGGACGTTGGGAATCGGGATTGAAATACATCGTGATTGGAAACAACAATACGCTCACGCAGGAAAACGAAATCGACGGCCAATACGCGATCGACCCGAATTTTAGCGTTTCCGGCATTTACAAGGAACATTCCTATGCAGCCTACGCGGGTTACAACAATGCATTCAAAAGCGGCTGGACTGTACAATCGGGATTGCGTTACGAAAATACCAGTCAGGAACTCACCGGGTCCGACGTGAGCCGGCAATATGCAGGATTGTTTCCAAGTTTAGGCCTGAACAAAAGCTTGAAAAATGGCGATATGTTCAATATTTCGTACGCCCGCAAAATTTCCAGACCATCACTCACTTACCTGATTCCTTATCGCTGGCTTTCAGACCCTTACCTTGTTTCAGTAGGAAATCCCAATTTGCGGCCGTCTTACGAGCACACCATTGATGCCGGGTTTTCTAAAGGCGGACTCTCCCTATTCATCAATTACACGCGAACAAAGGATTACATTTCCGATGTCATTTACACAGATCCGGAAACCAGGTCATTTGTAAGCATCCCCGAGAATTTGAAGCATGTAAACAGCGCCTACGCAGGCCTTTCGTGGAACCAGGAGCTGTTCAAATGGTGGTATACCAACTGCTCCGTCGTCTTAAATGCCTCCCGGACCAAAACACCGATCGCCAACATTCCCGGCGTAAATTTCAGCGGATTTGGCATGAATTCTTACACCAATAACACATTCACTTTGCCAAAAGGATACAAAATTGAATTGCTCTTCATCTACAATTCGCCTTATCGGTTTGCGATTATGCAAAACAAGCAAGTGTATTTTATGTGGCTCAGTTTCAATAAAGCAGTCCTCAAAAATGGCAATGTAAAAATCTCCATCCAGGATGTATTCCGGACCCAGGCATACCGCTACGTCACCTCGTACGGGCCTGTCTACACGTCCACGCGCTCCTACGCCGACAATCAGCGGATAAGGCTTTCATTCAATTACAATTTCGGGAAAAAGACTGTAAAGCAAGCCAAAAACAGGAGCTTAGGCAACGAAGCCGAAAAAAGCCGGATGGGCGGAGGGGTTATGTGA
- the dinD gene encoding DNA damage-inducible protein D yields the protein MKTEEINLLVEHFETAASEIEGVECWSARELQLLLGYAKWENFEKVISKAKEACTNAGEDVQNHFPDVRKMVSIGSESERPVQDIALTRYACYLVAQNGDTRKSEIAFAQTYFAVQTRRAEIIEQRLLDFERVKAREKLSQTERQLSGVLYERGIDDKGFAIIRSKGDQALFRLSTQLLKRKMNIPDSRPVADFLPTISLKAKDLAAEMTSINVQSRELRGIPPIEREHIDNNLAVRKMLIERGIKPEELPPAAM from the coding sequence ATGAAAACAGAAGAAATCAACTTACTAGTCGAACATTTTGAGACAGCGGCGTCTGAGATTGAAGGCGTTGAATGTTGGAGTGCCAGAGAGCTGCAACTTTTGTTGGGCTATGCCAAATGGGAGAATTTTGAGAAAGTCATAAGCAAGGCCAAAGAGGCATGTACTAATGCAGGAGAGGACGTTCAAAACCATTTTCCTGACGTCAGGAAAATGGTTAGTATAGGCTCAGAATCCGAGAGACCTGTTCAAGATATCGCACTCACGAGATATGCTTGTTACTTGGTAGCCCAGAATGGTGATACACGGAAATCGGAAATTGCTTTTGCGCAAACATATTTTGCAGTGCAAACACGACGTGCAGAGATCATTGAGCAGCGGTTGCTGGATTTTGAAAGAGTTAAGGCGAGGGAAAAACTTAGCCAAACCGAACGGCAATTGTCAGGCGTTCTTTATGAGCGGGGTATTGATGACAAGGGTTTTGCAATCATTAGATCGAAAGGAGACCAAGCACTCTTTCGTCTTTCAACCCAACTCTTAAAACGAAAGATGAATATTCCCGACAGCCGCCCAGTAGCAGATTTCCTTCCAACGATCAGCCTCAAAGCCAAAGACCTGGCCGCAGAAATGACGAGCATTAATGTGCAAAGCAGAGAGTTAAGAGGGATACCACCCATTGAGAGAGAGCATATAGACAACAACCTTGCAGTACGAAAAATGCTGATCGAACGAGGCATTAAACCTGAGGAATTACCTCCTGCGGCGATGTAA
- a CDS encoding DMT family transporter, whose product MSWIYLIAAGLLEVVWAYFMKQSEGFTRLIPTSITIVAMIASFALLAMAMRTLPLSTAYTVWTGIGAVGAFIVGTFLLGEPANAMRITAALFITAGLVLMKLS is encoded by the coding sequence ATGTCTTGGATTTATTTGATTGCAGCCGGGCTTCTGGAAGTTGTCTGGGCTTACTTCATGAAGCAGTCGGAAGGTTTCACCCGTCTTATTCCTACCTCAATTACCATCGTCGCAATGATCGCGAGTTTCGCCTTGCTGGCCATGGCTATGCGAACATTGCCATTGAGCACCGCCTACACCGTTTGGACGGGGATAGGCGCTGTTGGGGCATTTATCGTCGGCACTTTTCTGCTGGGCGAGCCAGCCAATGCAATGCGGATCACCGCTGCATTGTTCATCACGGCAGGGCTGGTATTAATGAAACTTTCATGA
- a CDS encoding LytR/AlgR family response regulator transcription factor, protein MSDTTTRKIKCLIIDDEEPAHEVLKFLIAKVPWLAFEGSCYNGIEAIEVVSARKPDIIFLDVNMPELSGLHLLNIIQSTELHVIMTTAYPEYAVDGFTFDVTAFLLKPIGFDRFLKAVTKVRKLITGGQITEPTSTLPEIKPESPANDEYVWIRADRKMYCVWFKDIFLIEGLKDYVKVHYTGGVLVTLMSMSAMMEKLPFPPFVRTHRSYIVNRNAIRMIEGNTITLQNGKEVAIAVSPTRDEIFRQLTAK, encoded by the coding sequence ATGAGCGATACAACTACAAGAAAAATAAAATGTCTGATTATTGATGATGAGGAACCAGCGCATGAGGTGCTCAAATTTCTGATCGCAAAAGTGCCGTGGCTGGCCTTTGAGGGCAGTTGTTATAATGGCATTGAAGCGATCGAGGTTGTCTCGGCCCGAAAGCCCGACATTATATTCCTCGACGTAAATATGCCTGAGCTTTCAGGCCTCCATCTGCTGAACATCATCCAGTCGACCGAGCTCCACGTGATCATGACCACCGCTTATCCCGAATACGCTGTCGACGGATTTACATTTGACGTGACCGCTTTTCTGCTGAAACCCATCGGATTCGACCGGTTTTTAAAAGCCGTCACCAAAGTGAGAAAGCTCATCACAGGCGGCCAAATCACTGAGCCAACATCCACTTTGCCCGAAATCAAACCAGAAAGTCCTGCCAATGACGAATATGTCTGGATCCGGGCTGACCGTAAAATGTATTGTGTTTGGTTTAAAGATATTTTCCTGATCGAGGGCTTAAAGGACTATGTTAAAGTGCATTATACCGGCGGTGTGCTCGTCACATTAATGTCGATGTCGGCGATGATGGAAAAGCTGCCGTTCCCACCATTTGTACGCACGCACCGCTCCTACATTGTCAACCGGAATGCAATCCGCATGATCGAGGGCAACACCATTACACTGCAAAATGGCAAGGAAGTCGCCATCGCCGTCTCGCCAACCCGCGATGAGATATTCAGACAGCTGACAGCGAAATAG
- a CDS encoding outer membrane protein assembly factor BamB family protein, giving the protein MNRIALARKRVPAITKGRLLAIFLLIGLVACAPEKITTQIDKDGVITQQPHIWKSSTSNGPRSSGLHRGYIVEDRGVLAVGVRESAQKVVGERFLQLKDLETGENLWVWDEFENKSIGTLRQSIGLYPGSMLLHDASTTYCINTLTGKTIWKTRNPELSLRPYPAFLGERYFMPGRSLESQKKRRIEPTIFAGDVRTGALKEIVKPVMRDEYAYIDSDSLYYRGSMLNMEAFSRNGSDYLVVPFTEPGPKDQYNHTRGYFGLYNLSAKKWVYERIAIRPDNGGASACLKPIVNGDKVYVTSLTTVGCFDLMTGKEIWRRSLSDMFTGFNDFILVEDKLLLNGDNATLYCVDANTGSPRWTQKASALTSDLYHQDGVVYYIYTKSLLAVDVNTGKLLWDMPSPDIKLERRHDSWFAGFVTGSPGKNGKKGKIFASTNYNVYCFEAAL; this is encoded by the coding sequence ATGAACAGGATCGCATTAGCCAGAAAACGGGTGCCCGCTATCACAAAGGGCCGGTTATTAGCTATTTTTCTTCTCATTGGACTGGTCGCCTGCGCTCCCGAAAAGATCACAACCCAAATCGACAAGGATGGTGTGATAACCCAGCAACCTCACATTTGGAAATCATCGACTTCCAATGGTCCGCGTTCTTCCGGCCTGCATAGGGGATACATTGTAGAAGATCGCGGCGTGTTAGCTGTGGGTGTTCGTGAATCAGCCCAGAAAGTGGTTGGAGAGCGATTCTTGCAGTTGAAAGACCTGGAAACGGGTGAAAACTTGTGGGTCTGGGACGAATTTGAAAATAAATCCATTGGCACGCTGCGGCAAAGCATCGGACTTTATCCCGGAAGTATGCTGCTACATGACGCCAGTACAACCTATTGTATTAACACCCTGACAGGCAAAACAATCTGGAAAACCAGAAACCCGGAATTATCATTAAGACCTTACCCGGCATTTTTAGGAGAGCGGTATTTTATGCCTGGCAGGAGCTTGGAATCGCAGAAAAAACGCCGGATAGAACCAACGATTTTTGCAGGCGATGTAAGGACCGGTGCGCTTAAAGAAATCGTGAAACCTGTTATGCGTGATGAATACGCTTATATCGACTCAGATTCCCTGTATTACCGGGGCTCAATGCTGAATATGGAAGCGTTTAGCCGGAATGGTAGTGATTATCTGGTGGTGCCTTTCACGGAGCCGGGCCCGAAGGATCAGTACAATCACACGCGTGGTTATTTTGGCCTGTATAATCTCAGCGCGAAGAAATGGGTTTACGAAAGAATAGCCATCCGTCCCGATAATGGTGGTGCTTCGGCTTGTCTGAAGCCCATTGTGAATGGTGATAAAGTGTATGTAACCTCGCTGACGACGGTTGGATGTTTTGATCTGATGACCGGCAAAGAAATATGGAGGCGAAGCCTGTCGGACATGTTCACAGGTTTCAATGATTTTATCCTTGTCGAAGACAAACTTTTGCTCAACGGAGACAATGCGACACTCTATTGTGTGGATGCCAACACCGGATCACCGCGCTGGACCCAGAAGGCAAGCGCATTAACCAGTGACCTTTACCACCAGGATGGCGTGGTGTATTACATTTACACCAAGTCGCTGCTTGCTGTGGACGTTAACACAGGAAAGCTGCTTTGGGATATGCCCTCCCCAGACATTAAACTCGAAAGGCGGCACGACTCGTGGTTTGCCGGCTTCGTTACGGGTTCCCCTGGAAAAAATGGAAAGAAGGGCAAAATCTTTGCATCCACGAATTACAATGTATATTGTTTTGAGGCAGCGTTATAG